Sequence from the Mauremys mutica isolate MM-2020 ecotype Southern chromosome 2, ASM2049712v1, whole genome shotgun sequence genome:
AGCTCAgcccccacccagcagcagctcaccctcccgggagccgcagagcctgagCACGACaagtggggagccggggggcacaTAGGGAGCCAGCGCCTgtatgcatctgctgcagcctgcaggagcctcCGGGGGGCAGTTGTGTGCACCAGGCAGGAGGGGCAAGGGGTGCGGCTGCTCCCCACTAGCTGCGCTgccacctttgcagggctgctgcccccctgcaccgtgccagctcctccatggctggggctcgctgccgCCACAAGCGGGATGCTCTGGCTCTCCGATGCCTCCGGAAGGaggctcctccctgctgagctgctgcagcagcccaaacCCAGCAAACccagtgagtggactcagggCGGGAGctgccggggtggggtggggtgggctgtgcaccctccaggggagttcagggggtggggaggggggaacctggtctggggagcagtcCCTGGGCAaagctggcccctggggtctataaaggcttgttgggatttgcccctcaatgaactgacgtgtgtgtgggggggaactggaagttttgcctagggtgcaaaatatccttgcaccggccctggctgtgaCCCAGGCCAGTGAAATGGTTACAGTTCTTTCAGACATAAGCTGCTGGTGGCTTTCCAATCCAGTCCACTTGGTCGGTGCTTATTGGTGAAGTCAGTCCACAGATTGGGATGGCTCCACAGCCACTCTGGGCTGCTACATCAATGTGTATTTAAGATTCTTAAAGGCTGTGGATTATTGATGTGACAGACCGTAACAGTCTGCTGTAGCAACAGGCGTTAGCGTAATTAATAGTCGATATATTCCAGGGACTATTCTCTGCATTCATACTAAAAATCCTTAGGCCCAGAGGGAGGAATTCACTCATAAGCAAAGGGCTTAAATCTCTCTTGAGGTGTTGTGCTGGCTCTCTGGTCAGGGGCAAATTTCACACCATGTTCATTCATCCAGAGCAGTAGCAGCTGAATAAATATTGTTTTCCTCTCTTTAAAAATGCAGAATCAAAGGGAATAGCCTGCAGTGTGTCATCTATGTGTGAATCTTTGCTAGCCTTCAGCCTTGATTAGGAGAGAAATAGTAAATCAGGTGACAAGGGGAAATACTTTATGATTCACAGGGTTTCTGAAAATCATTCTGACTGACAGCAGCGTGTGACTTACCTTTACCTGGAATTGTCTgacaagtgacttgctcaaagtctcAAGGGTGCTTTAGCCAATTTAAAGCCATCACCTCCCTGCCTCTAAGGCCTTGTGCATGTGGGGAAAGCTCTTTCAATATAATCTAAGGTGTGAATGTAAAGTGATACAAGTCTGACATAAGAACAGATTTTTCCGGTTTAGCTTGTGCGGTTTGGGAAAAGGGTTTTAAGCTAAACCCAAAAAAGTTCCTACACTGGAACAGCGTACGCCTGTCTAAACggtaggtcttgtctacatgggaaaggtTTTTAAGTCTAAAGTTTAAACCTCTAGCgactaggggtcggcaacctttcagaagtgctgtgccaagtcttcatttattcactctaatttaaggtttcgcgtgccagtaatacattttaatgtttttagaaggtctctttctataagtctataatatataactaacctattgttgtatgtaaagtaaataaggtttttaaaatgtttaagaagcgtcatttaaaattaaattaaaatgcagagcccccacatggccaggactggggcagtgtgagtgccactgaaaatcagctcacttgccataggttgcctacccctgctctagccacccAAAATGTTTAGTGGAGGAAGTGCAGTCGAATGGCAGGGGAATGGGTCTGAAAAGCAAGACTCCTAGATCTAGCCACAGCTCTGCTGTATGAATGTGGGGCAGGTTGCTTGGCCTCTCCTTGGTTCATTGCATTACCTGTAACTTGGGTGTGATAACACTGACCTAACTCTCAGGCGTGTTTTGCGCCTTGCTTTCATGTCTAACTACTTTGAGACATTAAAGTGAAGCATTTCAAGGGCAAACCCTTCTTCGTAAATATTTGCCACGCTGCTTGTCAGTTCTTTCCTCAACAGGAGCCTAGTTTTGGGGGATCACAGATGCTTCAAAACAACGTTGTCTTGGTTTCCTAGTCACAGAGCGTATTGCATCTACATTCTCCTTCAGTATCCCTGTAGGCCAGGCTATAGAGCTTGTGTTTCTGACCTCAGAAGTGAGGTTCTGTCACGGGAAACAGGAGGAGAAACAATGCTTGGAAGTCTTTAGTCAAACCAAAGGTGGCCCTGTAGCAAACATTCAGGTGCCCAGACTTGTTTCACTACATCAGCTCCTCGCTCATATTTTACCTTTGTGGCTTCAGGGgtatttattttttgttccaAGTTTACCAACATCTTGTAAGAAATATGTTTATTTGCACATCTTTGGAACGACAGATAGAGATGGCACCCGTTTGAGGCACAGCCAGTCAGCGTTACTATCCCTGTTTTATGGGGGAGTGACATGGCAAagggaggttaagtgatttgcgaGGGACACACACTGAGTtagtagcagagccagggacagaacccagcagcctgatgaaaaataaaatgttgtgtgaaaatctttggggtttttttttaagcaaacatCCGCCCACCCCCAAATTGTGGTTAATAaaccaaaattaaacaaaatttcaatttgaaacaaattctctttttaaaaattcattggaAGAAATCCAGTGTCATCACCATCAAACTGGTTTAGTTTCAACTAAATTGCATTTTTCGACTACGCTAGTCGTGTCCCCTGCAGTGACCTCTCTCCTCTTGTTACTAGATTAGTTTGCCATCGGATATAGAACAGCGATGGCCCTACATCTGTAATATGGTCTTCCTGTTCACAGCTTTTGTCCGGAAAGATGCCCTGCCCTCGGTTACCTTCTCCAAATACACCTGGCACATTACCAACATCCTGCAGGTCAAGCAAATATTTGACACTCCTGAGGTAAGGCCTGTTTGTTCTCCTGGTTCTTCTCTAAAGACCAAGTGTGGAGCCCAGTTGGTTAGGTCAGCAGGCTGGAGAGGAGACAGGGCAGAGTTAGACACTGCTCCCGCAAACACACGTATTGAGTTCAGTATTTCCTTCGGTATCTTCTTTCTACTCACCTGGGTAAAGTCAGATCTATGCAACCAAGTTTTATCCACATGGCTTTGTCATGTGGCAGCCTGAAACCCCCCTATGTAGACTCAGCTTATACCACCAAGTGtctttttgctggtatagcttgtGTCGTTCAGGGAGGGGAGGTGGCTTAAGTATACCTGCAAAGAACCGCAtctccactagggggcgctgctggtttagttatactggcaaagcctttgtagtgcagacaagccccTAGAGTTTGCAGAAGTGAGGCCCTCGATTGCTTCACAACAGAGTGATTCTGAGCTGGAAAGTCTGCAATCAGCGGAAAGCATTGTTTGGCAGAGTTCCTTCGGTGGGAACGTTTGAGCAGGGATCAGGTGAGCATAGTCCAGCCTCAGCTAGAGGGATGAACTGATCaccccagctggggtcaggcAGGAATATCTGCTacagcttaggcctggtctacactaagaacgggggtcgaactagggtacgcaaattcagctacgtgaatagcgtagctgaattcgaagtaccctagttcgaagtactcacccgtccagacgccacagaaccgaactccgcggctccaaggtcgactccgccaccgccgtttgcagtggtggagtaccggagtcgaacggagcgcttctggagttcgaactatcgcgtctatattagacgcgatagttcgaactccgaaaagtcgaactctccgcgtcgaactggcaggtaagtgtagactagcccttagaagcAAGGGCTTTGGTGGTGGTGTTTGTGGGAGGGTTCTTTCTTCTGGagctctgggcagggactgtAAGCTCAGATgggcttccccacccccactgtctgCTTTCTGGGGCTGTAGAGGTGGTGGGCAGGCGCGTGTGAAGCTGTACGTCCCCGCTCTGCCCTGTTTGTGAGCGTCTGCAGGCTAAGGGACAGTGCCAAATACAGCTTGGTGGTGGTTGACGGCCACTAAAGCTCTATGCTGATCATCTGTGCCTGGCTTCTGTTGCAAGATGCCCTTGGAAATCACACGCAGCTTCATCCAGAACCGGGATGGGACCTATGAGCTGTTTAAGTGCCCGAAGGTTGAAGTGGAGAGCATCGCGGAGACGTACGAGTGCCTGGACAAGCAGCCGATTCTCTGGCCCTTGGAACTCAAAACCTTCCTCAAAGTTGGTAAGTTTATAACAGAGGGAAGAAGAGTGAAATCAACCCAAGCAGCTGTTACCTCCTGACCGGTTCCTACCACTCTTGTTTGAGAAAAGAGCGAACTGTCATCCAGTGGTCTGAGCATAGGCGGGAACAGACGGGACACCTAGGTTCATTTATGTGTGAGAAGTCCTTAGttctggccatactgggtcagaccaattgtccatctagcccagtggctgGGGTCAGAtgcttcagggagggagggcgcaTGATACTCTTAGCCAATAGTTTAGGGCTGTCTTTGTAAGGAGGAGCTTCTATTTAAACGGGTTTGATGATTAAAGATGTTTGTACCTCTAAGGCCCTGGCCAACACCGGCAGTCAAGCTTCTCGTGAAGAGACGTTATATGGTCACAGCTATGGGCCCTGAAGAAACAAACACGCCGTTGTGGCAAACAGTGTTTGAGCCAGGTCATGGGAGCGGGGAGATGGGGATAGCTAACAATGCCTGTACCCGCAGGAACAACGCGGTGGAGAAACACGAGGCCAGACCGCTGGGCCATGATTTGTTTGAGACTCCGGCCCCTGGCCAGGAGAACCCAAATGAATCAAAGGTCTGTGTGGAGACGAGGCACAGGTATGTTGTATGTAAGAACGTTCAAAGGGGTGGTTTGGCAGGGACCGATGCTCAGTTGGCTAGGGCCTTTTGGATCAAGCCTGCACAGAGACATATTTCAGTTGTTGTTTGTTCTTTGTAAAAGCTGCCTGCGGAAGGGATCTCTTGATACATGGTGTAAAAGGTTTATGAAAAAGTACAAAGATGCCTTACACGCATTTCTTACTGTCAATTTTTCAGCAGCTGAGCGATGGTTCTTCAGAGGACTTGGAGGTTTTGGACACCGACAGCTCCGAAGGACCGAGCGGTTTGGGCCCAATCTGTTTTTGGCCAGTCACAAAATCAGATGCTCCACAGAATGCCGAAACAGCAGGGGACGCTTATTCTATAGGCCTATACTATCTAAAGTTGAGGGAGAAATTTGGTATTAAGCTGGTGCGAGTTCATAACCGTAAAACAGTGATGCATGCAATTGTGTGAGCGGCGGTGCACGGAATCATCAAGCACTGCctgagagagaaacaaaatgagGATTGTCCTGGGTGTGCCATAAATGCCCCCGGTCAGAAGCATCATGCCTGCATGTACTGGTCTTTAGATGGTGTGAATtgtaaaattaaagaaattagcGGTAGTTTGTGTATGGAGAGTGTGGTAAATATCATTATCACGCTGG
This genomic interval carries:
- the LOC123364400 gene encoding uncharacterized protein C2orf42 homolog isoform X3; this translates as MLWLSDASGRRLLPAELLQQPKPSKPTFVRKDALPSVTFSKYTWHITNILQVKQIFDTPEMPLEITRSFIQNRDGTYELFKCPKVEVESIAETYECLDKQPILWPLELKTFLKVAAERWFFRGLGGFGHRQLRRTERFGPNLFLASHKIRCSTECRNSRGRLFYRPILSKVEGEIWY
- the LOC123364400 gene encoding uncharacterized protein C2orf42 homolog isoform X1 encodes the protein MLWLSDASGRRLLPAELLQQPKPSKPTFVRKDALPSVTFSKYTWHITNILQVKQIFDTPEMPLEITRSFIQNRDGTYELFKCPKVEVESIAETYECLDKQPILWPLELKTFLKVGTTRWRNTRPDRWAMICLRLRPLARRTQMNQRSVWRRGTAAERWFFRGLGGFGHRQLRRTERFGPNLFLASHKIRCSTECRNSRGRLFYRPILSKVEGEIWY
- the LOC123364400 gene encoding uncharacterized protein C2orf42 homolog isoform X2, with the translated sequence MLWLSDASGRRLLPAELLQQPKPSKPTFVRKDALPSVTFSKYTWHITNILQVKQIFDTPEMPLEITRSFIQNRDGTYELFKCPKVEVESIAETYECLDKQPILWPLELKTFLKVGTTRWRNTRPDRWAMICLRLRPLARRTQMNQRSVWRRGTAERWFFRGLGGFGHRQLRRTERFGPNLFLASHKIRCSTECRNSRGRLFYRPILSKVEGEIWY